A genomic segment from Oncorhynchus clarkii lewisi isolate Uvic-CL-2024 chromosome 14, UVic_Ocla_1.0, whole genome shotgun sequence encodes:
- the LOC139365914 gene encoding alpha-1A adrenergic receptor-like: MNLTTDDATHLWGNYSLLEQYNATVGTPWLSESPGEVDLTRAIPLGFVLGAFIVFAIVGNILVILAVMTNRHLRTPTNYFIINLAIADLLLGTTVLPVSATLEILNYWVFGRIFCDIWAAVDVLCCTASIMSLCVISIDRYIGVSHPLQYPSIVTEKRALLAMLGVWVLSVVISIGPLLGWKQPPSPDNTVCLITEEPFYALFSSLGSFYIPLVVILSMYFRVYVVAKRTTKNLEAGVMRERMNTSELTLRIHKGSQVQDDSSSTGKGRANQARSSLTVKLLKFSREKKAAKTLGVVVGMFTLCWLPFFLALPIGSFNPDFRPPETLFKVIFWLGYFNSCLNPIIYPCYSREFKLAFIRILRCQCHHRRRPGWHAYNYRTSHFNSASHSRKNSAESGHSQKNPACLNGSQRTLSSSASPSPSYMLACPEGEALYTCWASAASRSPSLLPGSPASCQLGTLRGGVGSGGTHGGMSYRESGQGVFLFPCGGQNGECGGDIPDDKV, from the exons ATGAATCTGACCACTGACGATGCGACTCATTTATGGGGAAATTATTCCTTATTGGAACAATACAACGCGACAGTGGGGACACCGTGGTTGTCAGAGTCGCCTGGTGAGGTGGACCTTACCCGTGCCATCCCGCTCGGCTTCGTCCTGGGGGCTTTCATCGTGTTCGCCATTGTGGGCAACATCCTCGTCATTCTGGCGGTGATGACCAATAGGCACCTGCGGACCCCGACCAACTACTTCATTATAAACCTGGCCATCGCTGACCTGCTGCTGGGCACCACAGTGCTGCCGGTGTCTGCCACCCTGGAGATTCTTAACTACTGGGTGTTCGGCCGGATCTTCTGTGACATCTGGGCGGCAGTGGATGTTTTGTGCTGCACTGCGTCCATCATGAGCCTGTGCGTAATTTCTATCGACCGTTACATCGGGGTGAGCCATCCGCTGCAGTACCCGAGCATAGTGACCGAGAAGCGGGCACTGCTGGCCATGCTTGGGGTGTGGGTGCTCTCGGTGGTCATCTCCATTGGACCCCTCCTCGGGTGGAAGCAGCCGCCGTCGCCGGACAACACTGTGTGCCTCATCACTGAGGAACCGTTTTACGCACTATTTTCCTCCCTCGGTTCCTTCTATATACCACTGGTGGTTATCTTGTCCATGTATTTTAGGGTTTATGTAGTCGCCAAACGGACCACCAAGAACTTGGAGGccggggtgatgagggagaggatGAACACGAGTGAGCTCACGCTCAGGATCCACAAGGGATCTCAGGTGCAGGATGACAGCAGCAGCACTGGGAAGGGCCGTGCAAATCAGGCAAGGAGCTCCCTGACGGTGAAACTTCTGAAATTCTCCCGGGAGAAGAAAGCAGCTAAAACGTTGGGAGTCGTGGTTGGCATGTTTACGCTTTGTTGGCTGCCGTTCTTCCTTGCATTACCCATtg GGTCTTTCAATCCAGACTTCCGCCCTCCTGAGACACTGTTCAAGGTGATCTTCTGGCTGGGCTACTTCAACTCCTGTCTCAACCCCATAATCTACCCCTGCTACAGCCGAGAGTTCAAACTGGCATTCATACGCATCCTCAG ATGCCAGTGCCACCATAGGAGACGCCCAGGCTGGCATGCCTACAACTACCGTACCTCCCACTTCAATTCCGCCAGCCACTCACGAAAGAACTCGGCTGAGTCTGGCCACTCACAGAAGAACCCTGCCTGCCTCAACGGGAGCCAGCGCACCCTGTCCTCCTCAGCCAGCCCCAGTCCGAGCTACATGCTGGCTTGCCCAGAGGGGGAGGCCCTCTACACCTGCTGGGCCTCCGCCGCCTCCAGGTCCCCCTCCTTGCTGCCTGGGAGTCCTGCTAGCTGCCAACTGGGAACACTAAGGGGGGGTGTGGGGAGTGGAGGGACCCATGGGGGGATGTCTTACAGGGAGTCTGGTCAGGGGGTGTTCTTGTTCCCCTGTGGGGGGCAGAATGGGGAGTGTGGAGGGGACATACCTGATGATAAGGTGTGA